A window from Theropithecus gelada isolate Dixy chromosome 1, Tgel_1.0, whole genome shotgun sequence encodes these proteins:
- the AGT gene encoding angiotensinogen isoform X2, translated as MQKRAPQSEMAPASVSLRATILCLLAWAGLAAGDRVYIHPFHLVIHNESTCEQLALQDQLVLVAAKLDTEDKLRAAMVGMLANFLGFRIYGMHSELWGVVHGATILSPTAVFGTLASLYLGALDHTADRLQAILGVPWKDENCTSRLDAHKVLSALQAVQGLLVAQGRADSQSQLLLSTVVGLFTAPDLHLKQPFVQGLALYAPVVLPRSLDFTDLEVAAEKIDRFMQAVTGWKISSPLTGASADSTLVFNTYVHFQGKMKDFSLLAEPQEFWVDNSTSVSVPMLSGVGTFQHWSDAQDNFSVTQVPFTESACLLLIQPHYASDLDKVEGLTFQQNSLNWMKKLSSRAIHLTMPRLVLRGSYDLQDLLAQAELPAILGTELNLQKLSNDNLRVGKVLNSIFFELEADEREPTESTRQLNRPEFLEVTLDRPFLFAVYDQSATALHFLGRVANPLSPA; from the exons ATGCAGAAGCGAGCGCCCCAGTCCGAGATGGCTCCTGCCAGCGTGAGCCTGAGGGCCaccatcctctgcctcctggcctggGCTGGCCTGGCCGCAGGTGACCGGGTGTACATACACCCCTTCCACCTCGTCATCCACAATGAGAGTACCTGTGAGCAGCTG GCCCTGCAGGACCAGCTAGTGCTGGTCGCCGCAAAACTCGACACCGAGGACAAGTTGAGGGCCGCGATGGTCGGGATGCTGGCCAACTTCTTGGGCTTCCGTATATATGGCATGCACAGTGAGCTATGGGGCGTGGTCCATGGAGCCACCATCCTCTCCCCAACGGCTGTCTTTGGCACCCTGGCCTCTCTCTACCTGGGAGCCTTGGACCACACAGCCGACAGGCTACAGGCAATCCTGGGCGTCCCTTGGAAGGACGAGAACTGCACCTCCCGGCTGGATGCGCACAAGGTCCTCTCTGccctgcaggctgtacagggcCTGCTGGTGGCCCAGGGCAGGGCTGACAGCCAGTCCCAGCTGCTGTTGTCCACAGTGGTGGGCCTATTCACAGCCCCAGATCTGCACCTGAAGCAGCCGTTTGTGCAGGGCCTGGCTCTCTATGCCCCTGTGGTCCTCCCACGCTCTCTGGACTTCACAGACTTGGAAGTCGCTGCTGAGAAGATTGACAGGTTCATGCAGGCTGTGACAGGATGGAAGATTAGCAGCCCCCTGACGGGAGCCAGTGCGGACAGCACCCTGGTTTTCAACACCTACGTCCATTTCCAAG GGAAGATGAAGGACTTCTCCCTGCTGGCTGAGCCCCAGGAGTTCTGGGTGGACAACAGCACCTCAGTGTCTGTCCCCATGCTGTCTGGCGTGGGCACCTTCCAGCACTGGAGCGACGCCCAGGACAACTTCTCAGTGACTCAAGTGCCCTTTACTGAGAGCGCCTGCTTGCTGCTGATTCAGCCTCACTACGCCTCTGACCTGGACAAGGTGGAGGGTCTCACTTTCCAGCAAAACTCCCTCAACTGGATGAAGAAACTGTCTTCCCG GGCCATCCACCTGACCATGCCCCGACTGGTGCTGCGAGGATCTTATGACCTGCAGGACCTGCTTGCCCAGGCTGAGCTGCCCGCCATTCTGGGCACCGAGCTGAACCTGCAAAAATTGAGCAATGACAACCTCAGGGTGGGGAAG GTGCTGAACAGCATTTTTTTTGAACTCGAAGCGGATGAGAGAGAGCCCACAGAGTCTACCCGACAGCTGAACAGGCCTGAGTTCTTGGAGGTGACCCTGGACCGCCCATTCCTGTTTGCTGTGTATGATCAAAGTGCCACTGCCCTGCACTTCCTGGGCCGTGTGGCCAACCCGCTGAGCCCAGCATGA
- the AGT gene encoding angiotensinogen isoform X1 translates to MQKRAPQSEMAPASVSLRATILCLLAWAGLAAGDRVYIHPFHLVIHNESTCEQLAKANAGKPKDPTFTPVPIQAKTSPVDEKALQDQLVLVAAKLDTEDKLRAAMVGMLANFLGFRIYGMHSELWGVVHGATILSPTAVFGTLASLYLGALDHTADRLQAILGVPWKDENCTSRLDAHKVLSALQAVQGLLVAQGRADSQSQLLLSTVVGLFTAPDLHLKQPFVQGLALYAPVVLPRSLDFTDLEVAAEKIDRFMQAVTGWKISSPLTGASADSTLVFNTYVHFQGKMKDFSLLAEPQEFWVDNSTSVSVPMLSGVGTFQHWSDAQDNFSVTQVPFTESACLLLIQPHYASDLDKVEGLTFQQNSLNWMKKLSSRAIHLTMPRLVLRGSYDLQDLLAQAELPAILGTELNLQKLSNDNLRVGKVLNSIFFELEADEREPTESTRQLNRPEFLEVTLDRPFLFAVYDQSATALHFLGRVANPLSPA, encoded by the exons ATGCAGAAGCGAGCGCCCCAGTCCGAGATGGCTCCTGCCAGCGTGAGCCTGAGGGCCaccatcctctgcctcctggcctggGCTGGCCTGGCCGCAGGTGACCGGGTGTACATACACCCCTTCCACCTCGTCATCCACAATGAGAGTACCTGTGAGCAGCTGGCAAAGGCCAATGCTGGGAAGCCCAAAGATCCCACCTTCACACCTGTTCCGATACAGGCCAAGACGTCCCCTGTGGATGAAAAGGCCCTGCAGGACCAGCTAGTGCTGGTCGCCGCAAAACTCGACACCGAGGACAAGTTGAGGGCCGCGATGGTCGGGATGCTGGCCAACTTCTTGGGCTTCCGTATATATGGCATGCACAGTGAGCTATGGGGCGTGGTCCATGGAGCCACCATCCTCTCCCCAACGGCTGTCTTTGGCACCCTGGCCTCTCTCTACCTGGGAGCCTTGGACCACACAGCCGACAGGCTACAGGCAATCCTGGGCGTCCCTTGGAAGGACGAGAACTGCACCTCCCGGCTGGATGCGCACAAGGTCCTCTCTGccctgcaggctgtacagggcCTGCTGGTGGCCCAGGGCAGGGCTGACAGCCAGTCCCAGCTGCTGTTGTCCACAGTGGTGGGCCTATTCACAGCCCCAGATCTGCACCTGAAGCAGCCGTTTGTGCAGGGCCTGGCTCTCTATGCCCCTGTGGTCCTCCCACGCTCTCTGGACTTCACAGACTTGGAAGTCGCTGCTGAGAAGATTGACAGGTTCATGCAGGCTGTGACAGGATGGAAGATTAGCAGCCCCCTGACGGGAGCCAGTGCGGACAGCACCCTGGTTTTCAACACCTACGTCCATTTCCAAG GGAAGATGAAGGACTTCTCCCTGCTGGCTGAGCCCCAGGAGTTCTGGGTGGACAACAGCACCTCAGTGTCTGTCCCCATGCTGTCTGGCGTGGGCACCTTCCAGCACTGGAGCGACGCCCAGGACAACTTCTCAGTGACTCAAGTGCCCTTTACTGAGAGCGCCTGCTTGCTGCTGATTCAGCCTCACTACGCCTCTGACCTGGACAAGGTGGAGGGTCTCACTTTCCAGCAAAACTCCCTCAACTGGATGAAGAAACTGTCTTCCCG GGCCATCCACCTGACCATGCCCCGACTGGTGCTGCGAGGATCTTATGACCTGCAGGACCTGCTTGCCCAGGCTGAGCTGCCCGCCATTCTGGGCACCGAGCTGAACCTGCAAAAATTGAGCAATGACAACCTCAGGGTGGGGAAG GTGCTGAACAGCATTTTTTTTGAACTCGAAGCGGATGAGAGAGAGCCCACAGAGTCTACCCGACAGCTGAACAGGCCTGAGTTCTTGGAGGTGACCCTGGACCGCCCATTCCTGTTTGCTGTGTATGATCAAAGTGCCACTGCCCTGCACTTCCTGGGCCGTGTGGCCAACCCGCTGAGCCCAGCATGA